From one Streptomyces sp. R41 genomic stretch:
- a CDS encoding Na+/H+ antiporter: MDQLALLFILLLGAVVSVPVGDRLRLPAPVLMTLLGIVLAVLDFVPDVDIPPDLILPLLLPPLLYASVRRTSWRQFAANKRPIFLLAVALVFVTTAVVAVVANAIVPGLPIAAAVALGALVAPPDPVAATAVAGQLGLPRRLVSILEGEGLFNDVTAIVLYHVAIAAAVSGTFSPWRAGLDLVLSAVVALVIGVALGWVANKLMDLLGDATLQIGLTLIVPYASYVLAEELHGSGVLAVLTTALFLAEYATDADDVMTRLAGYTFWDVVDTLVTGVAFGLIGLELHNAIRTAAGRWGEMLGWAAAIVVVVVLVRLAWLMPATWLTKRLHAKRDYDEEIPTSWRETVVMWWSGMRGVASVALALAIPLKMDDGSPFPDRDEIVFIAFGVIMATLVLQGLTLPWLVRKLGVRADTDVEKAFEKELAMRAAKAAKRRLKEIEQVEELPEEVSEQLLRRAFDIGVRISPDVGDEERREAHEQRARRVKRMRRIQGEMMSAARHEVLSARSEPGADPEIVDRVLRHLDVRSLR; the protein is encoded by the coding sequence GTGGATCAGTTGGCCCTGCTGTTCATACTGCTGCTCGGGGCCGTGGTGAGCGTCCCGGTCGGGGACCGGCTCCGGCTGCCGGCGCCGGTGCTGATGACGCTCCTCGGGATCGTGCTGGCCGTGCTGGACTTCGTGCCCGATGTGGACATCCCGCCGGACCTGATCCTGCCGTTGCTGCTGCCGCCGTTGCTCTACGCCTCGGTGCGACGGACGTCGTGGAGACAGTTCGCCGCCAACAAACGGCCGATCTTCCTGCTGGCCGTGGCGCTGGTGTTCGTCACCACCGCGGTCGTGGCGGTCGTCGCCAACGCGATCGTGCCGGGGCTGCCGATCGCCGCCGCCGTGGCGCTCGGCGCCCTCGTGGCACCGCCCGATCCGGTCGCGGCGACCGCCGTCGCGGGACAGCTCGGGCTGCCGCGCCGGCTGGTGTCCATCTTGGAGGGGGAGGGGCTCTTCAACGATGTGACGGCCATCGTGCTCTACCACGTCGCGATCGCCGCCGCCGTCAGCGGGACCTTCTCGCCGTGGCGCGCCGGGCTCGACCTCGTCCTGTCCGCCGTCGTCGCGCTCGTCATCGGGGTGGCGCTCGGCTGGGTCGCGAACAAGCTGATGGACCTGCTCGGCGACGCCACGCTGCAGATCGGACTGACGCTGATCGTGCCGTACGCCTCTTACGTCCTGGCCGAGGAGCTGCACGGGTCCGGGGTGCTCGCCGTGCTCACCACGGCGCTGTTCCTGGCGGAGTACGCCACCGACGCCGACGACGTCATGACGCGGCTCGCCGGCTACACGTTCTGGGACGTGGTGGACACGCTCGTCACCGGGGTCGCGTTCGGGCTGATCGGTCTCGAGCTGCACAACGCGATCAGGACGGCGGCGGGGCGCTGGGGCGAGATGCTGGGGTGGGCCGCGGCGATCGTGGTCGTGGTGGTGCTCGTACGACTGGCGTGGCTGATGCCGGCGACCTGGCTGACCAAACGGCTGCACGCGAAACGGGACTACGACGAAGAGATTCCGACCTCGTGGCGGGAGACCGTCGTGATGTGGTGGTCGGGGATGCGAGGGGTCGCGTCCGTGGCCCTGGCGCTGGCGATTCCGCTGAAGATGGACGACGGGTCGCCGTTCCCGGACCGGGACGAGATCGTGTTCATCGCCTTCGGGGTGATCATGGCGACGCTCGTGCTGCAGGGGCTCACGCTGCCCTGGCTGGTCAGGAAGCTCGGGGTCCGGGCCGACACGGATGTCGAGAAGGCCTTCGAGAAGGAGCTGGCGATGCGGGCCGCGAAGGCCGCGAAGCGGAGGCTGAAGGAGATCGAGCAGGTCGAGGAGCTGCCGGAGGAGGTGTCCGAGCAGTTGCTGCGGCGGGCCTTCGACATCGGGGTGCGGATCAGTCCCGACGTGGGGGACGAGGAGCGCAGGGAGGCGCACGAGCAGCGGGCTCGGCGGGTCAAGAGGATGCGGCGGATCCAGGGGGAGATGATGAGCGCGGCCCGGCACGAGGTGCTGTCGGCGCGGAGTGAGCCGGGGGCGGATCCGGAGATCGTGGACCGGGTGCTGCGACACCTGGACGTGCGCAGCCTGCGATGA